The stretch of DNA AAGGTTAACAGTAAAATGAAAATGTAGgctagtaaatatatttttaaaattatgaattgGAAACAAAATACATCAAAGGTTTGACAACAGCGACAATATCGAATCCCGGCACACAATTTCAAAATCcgattgagaaaaaaatataagaagatTACATACAAGGGGCATCAAGTAGAAGTTTCATTGTAGAACCAAACAACTTCTTacatagatataaaataatcagataaaaatatcattatcaaTAAAACATCATAGAGATCGTTATTAAGGCGATCCCGACCAATCCAGTTCCCGCGAGATTGCTTGCCGCATCCTTCTCACCTTTAGGCGGTCCTACAAGTTTAAATCTCATTTAACTAACAATAAACTGATAAAGAAAAGTTTCggatgttcaaaaaaaaagtttcgatCTAATCCaattttatttgatcaaaacTTTGGCTAACATTCCCCTAAAGTTATGTACTTTATTTCACATTAACGATTTTGTTGTAGCCCAAGAGGAAAAAAGAATTTGTTTTCACCTGGCACCGGTGGAACCCCATGCGGCAACGGAGCTTTAGCGGCTATAAGAAAAAAAGAggataaatatcaaataatccATATATTTGTAATTACTGTAtctaaaatttccaaaaatatataaaataagttaCCAGAACACATAGAAGGTCCAGCATCGATGCCACAACTCTTAGGAATGAGAAGAGCATTTTCCACGGTGAGATTGAAGCCGGCCAATACCTGCGGGTTTGTGAGGATGGCGCAGAGGCACTTCAACTGCGTCTTCACTGCCTTGTCTAGGCTCGTGCAGCATTCTTCTGATGATTTTGCTCCTACTTTAAGTGCCGCTGCACATAGACCTAAGTTAGCCTCACAAACCATACCTGCGTTTGGAGGAGGGGCCTTCGCTCCTTGCCCATTAACTACTGTCGCTGCAATTAGCAATGCAGATAGGAGGAGAAGGGTcgtggttgttgttgtttgtgtaaCACCCCAAAACTCAAGCCCAAAAAGTTTTTGTGTTTTAAAAGGGAAGGCCCGTTCTGCAGCCCATTAGGATTAAAACCCTAGGGTTTCCTTGccttttcctataaatacaagccTCTATCTCCCTTGTCTCTCATCAGAAATTCCagagcgaagctctgcagaaAAATCCCGGAGACAGGAAGCCCTAGCCGTCgacgatctctctctctctccccgcGCTGCCTCTCCCTCTTTTCTCTCTCCTCACCGCATCTctctcccctctctctctcctcgccgtgagcagccgcgagtggtggtggtggccgcTTGGTGTTGTAGATCTCAGATCCCGTTTCTCTCACCTCTTATTTTtagatccagatccagatctaggctaaggtgaggtGTTCTATTCCAGATCTTGTTCATGTTCTTTTATACCGTTGAATGAGGAATTAGGATGGTTTAGATCCTGTTTGATGTTAGGTTGATAGATCATACTGCATAAGAACGCTCGTACTGATTAAGGACAGTAAATGGATTGTTTGTGTCGATTGAATGATGAATGAGTGATTGGTTGATGAACTATTCTTGATTGTGTTTGAAAGCTAGGGTGCTTAGAAGGAATTAAAAGTAGGTTAATAGTAAACGCTAACCGGTTGATTTAGATGAATGATAGGACATCCGTGAAATGGTTGTTTATTGAGTTGAATGTGACACcgagaacgggtggcgtctagaaatgaaagaaaggaaagagtctaaagaaaaaggaaatgaataaagaaaaaggaaatgataagaaaaaggaaagaaaatgaATGATTAGAAAAGTACCCGGGAAGGGTGGAATAAGTTATCCAAGAAGGGTGGATTAAAGTACCCGGAGAAGGGTGGAAAGAAATGAAACGCGGCGgccgtagcgttcaaaaacgGCGGAGATGCGGGGCCATAGCATCGGATAAAAATGGCAGGGTAAGAATAGAggcgccggtaagattgagtcacgccgagtcttggcgggaaggggTCGTAATACACTGCAAAGGTGGTCCGAACCCGAGGAACTGGGCGGCGGGCCTACCAGGGCAGGCGACTTCACAGGAAGCAGCAAGAAAAGGGGAGGAATGgtccgcttgagctgtgtaggtcctaAAGTCCTAGGATGATGGGAggtcttaaataataaaccgtATTCTATGATTGAGTGATGACTGAGTTCATTACAGTGCTTGATTGTGAAATGAAACTTAATAACTAGCTGATAGGTTGCATCGACTGAGTGTAGTGACTAGACGGTTCTCGTTTCGCATTGAGCCGTATAGAGGCTCATGGGGGAGACTGGTCTAGAATCGCCTCACTGAGTATTAGTACTCACCCCTCCTTTCCCTCTCCCTTTTTGCAGAACTATAAGTGGAAATGTCAACGGTAAGGAAGGAAATGCAACTGAAACTCATGGGACCAGAAACGGGACACACGGAGATGTCGGGAAAATAGACATGTGTGTCCTAAACCCCGCGCCCTGGAACCCCGGATGGAAATGAGGAGGGGCGGGTGtttcaattggtatcagagccaggttaaggTCCCTTAATACTAACTTAAGGGATCAGCGTTTCCGCCATTGTTCATTTTTCCTTTATGGTTCTGTTGGACCCGTTGTAGTCAGTGTTGAAAGAGAATTCGAACAGCTCAGAGTCTTCGTCCGAGATCAGAACAACAAAAATTCCTCGAACCGCGGTGTGGAAGAGTTTTAGAGGCCCAGGAAGGGATTAACAAGGAATTCTAGGACAAGTGCATAGAGGGGTCAGTTGCCTAGCACGACATGCTAAGGAGGAACGGAAGATCGGACATACTAGCTTGAGATGATACGTCTAGCCGACATCACCACCCACGCCGGCCCGGGAAGGTTAGGGGACGAGGATCAGACACAAGGTCGAGGTGTGCGCCGCTTCACGGAAGAGACATCTCTACAGGAAATAGCGATGCATCGCTCTGACATTACAGTCAAGCTCGTTtcctatatataaaaaaaatggaaaaaggcGCCAAGTACTGAGCAAGGGAGAAATGCTAGTGTGGACTCTTCCAACATCAGCAAGGTCAAAACTGAAGGCGGCATGGAGGCTGGGAAAAAGGAGCGGGCACGACATGGAGTAGCACTCCGAT from Brassica napus cultivar Da-Ae unplaced genomic scaffold, Da-Ae ScsIHWf_883;HRSCAF=1252, whole genome shotgun sequence encodes:
- the LOC106345332 gene encoding non-specific lipid transfer protein GPI-anchored 24 → MVCEANLGLCAAALKVGAKSSEECCTSLDKAVKTQLKCLCAILTNPQVLAGFNLTVENALLIPKSCGIDAGPSMCSAAKAPLPHGVPPVPGPPKGEKDAASNLAGTGLVGIALITISMMFY